From the Papaver somniferum cultivar HN1 chromosome 2, ASM357369v1, whole genome shotgun sequence genome, the window CATATATAAGTTGGACTATACCAAATATAAATACCTCATGTTAATTAGTTAATCCCATGATATGAGCAAGAGAGATTCTTTGTGAGGATCGAGAAAACTCTTGGAGAAACCTAGTGGTTTCCAAAATCAAAATGGCAAAAAACCAAATAATTACGAAGAACTAAGGCTAAGCTATAGGCTCATGGAGAATGACACTCAAATGAGATAGAATAAATCTCCATTTTACCAAATAGCTTTTCTTTTGTAACGTTCATTACGACTTCTTTGTGTTAAATTTGTTTTTATATGTGCAACATATATATTATCCAGCGACATTCTTTTCAAATTATCCTTAGAAAAGAATTAATATGATGTAGTTTAAAGCTATCAACACATTTGATCCTCTGTTGCAAGGAGCCTTGTTCACATGGAAAAATTACCAGACACATCCATTTACCTTGACTTTATGGATGTTAGAGTCTTCAATCTTCTAGGTAAATTTTCGTTTATGTAGGTCGGTCATATTTTCATGCTTAAGATCCATTTCATCCATACCACACTCTTACATTCCTCCGTGTTTTCTTTTTGTCCTATGTCCTATTTATGATACACCTTCACTCAGATAAGGAAAGTTTTTCATGGAGCATGTCGTTTAAAAGTTACACTAAAAAAAACTTGTACAAAATAAATTATCGAGCTAGCTAGTCAGATTTGAATTAGTCAAAAAGAGGGTAAAAATGCGAATCACTCATTTAATTGATAAAAGATATCTGAATCCTTTACCCGAATTTTTATGTGCACGCTCTAgaaaggagtgtgcacaaaatatGGCTCAATAATGAAAGAGTTTCCCCACAAGCCAATAAAAAGTGACTCGAAATATGGAGGAACATCAAGGAGAATAAATCTTAACGCCACGATCAAGAGGCGAAGTACTATTTAGCAACGAGCTAAGACAATGGGATAATTCGCGGAGAAATATGGAGGAATAACGAACTATGAAGAACCTCAGATGATTTCGAAAAAGGTAAACGGAAAACATGAAAGGTACAAGTATGCTTCTGAACCACACAAaaaaataagaggcaagtatatatttttataatttttatcttttttgagtACTTCCTTCGCATGCATTCTCATTTTTTGAAAGCAGAAATACTGGTAAGTATATACTTGACACATACAATCCAATCAATCCTCATGATTAGAggcaagaaaatgatgaagataagTTTAATATTGCTGTCTTCAAAGCAAGATTAATTTCGCAAATAAGATATATGTTAATTATGCCAGTCACGACTAATCACATACAGTGAGAATTTTGAGACAGATAGACGCAAAAGGATAATATGTTGAAGCAAAAACAGAAGTGTTAtgcccccaagcttgggagcaccCAGTTTATGGAAAATGTTAAAGGAGTCGAGATGGCAAAAAAACAAGAACCAATGAGGACAGTAAAACTAAGATTGAAGAGGTAGTTGATGAATAGGAACCACGAGAATGGCCTTTCCTTCGATATCACCATTACCGGCACTACCATTTTTTGCCTCAGCAGTGCCATCATCGTACCCCTGATCGAGATTGCCACCGCTAACATCAACAGATTCGGCTTCTATATTGCCAGTACCACGAGGTTGGTTCAGAGGATTCGACGAAGAAGAAGGAATATCAGAAACCTCAGTAATCAAAGGAGCTTTACCCTTAGGGTACCTAATCTCAAAATCCCCATCAGTCTCGGTACCCTCGTCATCACTGACCTCATCAACAGGTTCATCATCAGAGAAAATCTCGAGATCCAAAGGCACGCGAGGAATGCCCCGAGAATCACAAAAATCGTTGAAAAGCTGGACCTTGGCATCTTGAGCATTCTTGCGAGTAAGCTTCGCGACCTTAGCAGCATCTTTCTCCATAGTAGCAAAGTCTTCGTTCAGATACTTAATCTCCTCCTTGAGATTGAGAACTTCCTTGGAAAGCTCATCTTTTTGTCGAGATAGATGGAGGATCTGGTTCTTAAGACTTTGCTAAGACTCTGCGAAGATAAGAGAAAAGAGATAAGAACTCAAACGAAGAAAGGATAATACAAAATAAAGCTGTTCACAACACCTAAGACTACCTTCCTTCTGAAAAATAACAGAACTCAAAGTCTTTTGGACGTCAGTGTTAGGATGATCAAGCCTGCAAATCTCGAGTCTCGCAACTTCAAGTTGGAGGCAAAGTTCATGTTACGAATTATCCCATCCTTCACCGTGACCAGATTCATATTTATCTCTAGAAGGGTTAATGACGAGTTCCTTATTCTTCGGAGGCTCAATAGACTTTTTCTTCGTAACCAAAACAGTGTCCTCCTTCTAACCCTGAAGTTTCTCTAAGCGAGATAAGAGAAAAGTGACTTCGTTCCTCAATTTACCATTCCCAGACTTCAAATCAGTAACTTCATTGCGAGATTTGCGAAGATCAGCTTCAGATTTATCTTTCCTCTTAATTATGCGAACTTCAGTGAAGATTCCGAGAAGTAGTAAGAAGATTGCCAACCCGTTGTAATTCAACTCGCAAACCCTCATTTTACTTATGAAGATGAAAGTTTAACTCCTCGTTATTCAAAGATTCAGCAGACAAACGGTCCGATTGAAGAAACAAAGTCTCAATCTTCTCGTTCAAGATCTCATTCTCAGTCACGTAACTGTTGACCTGAGATGTAACGTTTAAAATTTCCAAGCGAGAATCTTCAAGGAAGTCCTCCGCGTCAGAAGCGGCCAATTGACGATTCATACATACATCGAGCTTGACGAGAGATAAAACAaaatacaataaaaataaagCTAAGGAAAAATCAAACACTTGGGGGAAGGGAACTTACTGCGAAGTTCATCAGCTTTACTCTCCTGCTTGGATGAATACTTCTTCTCTTAAGCAAGTTGATTTTCAAGTTCACAAATGCGAGCGTTAGACTTCTTCAACTGCTCACGAGACATCCTGGTCTCAATGAGATGAGCCATGTGGCGATTGAATTCCTACGAATTACAAAatgagttaaaagaaagatgTGCGAAATGATATAAAAGAGAAAACCTAAGACTTACCAAGCCCATTATGGCAGCATTTTGTTGAAGGGAAAGGTTCAATGAAGCGTTCACTATAAAAGACTGATCCTCACCCAAGAAAGTGTCAGAACTGAAAGAAGCCAGAGACTCGGCGGCAGGCGATCTAAGGGAAGCATTTTTACGAGTTGTAATGAATATCTGCCTCAAGAAATCCATGTCAGGGATATAGGCAGGGTCTTCCACTTCGTAAACTCTCTTCTTATCCTTATCCTTCTCCACCTTATCCTTAGACGACTTGTCTGGTGAATTGTCTACAATGAAAGTAGGGTAACTTCGCGAGGAAGATCGACTTGTGGATGCTTTGGAGGGGGAGAAGATTGATCTGAAACCGTCTTAGAACCCTTGACTCGGGTTAGAGAATCTAAATCCAGGACCCTGCGCTGACGCTTCGGGGGATCCTTAGCagaaggagatttggaagaaCCGTCCTACATCTCACGAAGTTAGAAGATGACAAGATGACAAAAAGATGGAAGCCAGGAACTAAGAATGAAGGAATACCTTATCAGCAAGAGAAGGAACCAAAGGGCGATCGCGTTTCCTTAAATTTCTAGCAGATCCTCCAGCAGCTTGAGGACCTACTGGTTCATCCTCCTACGAAGTAAAAAGTTAGGGGataatatgatgatgaaaaaggAAGTGCAATAGTTACGATTATACCTGTTCGGAGGCAGGAAGCTCAGCAGAATATTTCTTCTTCGAACGATCTTTCAGCAAACCAGCAAGAGGAAATGGGTACTATGACGAAAAGGATAAAGTTAAGAATGTCACAGATGAAAGACGAAGTAAGTTAAGAAGAGAGCAGACCTTACCCCATTAGGCATCTCGGGCCATCAGAGCTTCCCAGGATCATAAGCTGCGAGATGAATGTGCTCCGGAAGAGGGCCAGTACGAGCTTTGCCATTTTCATCGAAACCCAATACTACAGAACCTTCAGCAATCAGATGAAACATTATCTAATCTTCGTCGTTGGAGAAACGGAGGCGATCATTCCTCGCATTACCAAAAGGTTCAACATCTTGGAGAAGGGCCTGACAGGGATCATCCATAGGCTCGCGAGCGAGTTTGACAGCCCACTCCTGATATTTCCTCGTGGTCATGGCTTTGTCGGTATAGTTCGCCACAAAGGAGTCAATATTATAATTTACAAGATCAAATTCCTTCGCAACCAGAGGAATTTGAGAGGGAGCGCCATTCGAGCGTTTGATGAACTCGTTCGGGATACGAATTTCGTTCCCCTTAAGTGATAAACACCTCGTTGGAGCTTGACTAGAATTTCATAGAAGAGATGATTCTTTGCATCATATAAGGGAAAAGTAAGGCCAGCTCGCAATTAACCCATAGTGATAATCATTCTGGTGGGAGTCTAGGTTTCAGATTGAATCCATCCGTAGTTCAACTCCATGGACTTATCTGCAGTGATGGGAGGAGAAACATAGGAATCTAACTGCCGGAGTTAAAGTTAACTCATTTTTCTCAAAATCGGTTTTGAAGTCTTCAAAAGTTTTGGATACAGTTGGAGGAGGAATCTTCTTAGGAGCCATGAGTTTAAACTATCGAGAGATTTTAAAGATctaaaaacagaaagaaaaagagaagagttTAAGAACGGCAAcagggaagaagatgaagaacggaaaataataagaaaaaagaGAGGATTAAAGTATTTATACCAAGACAATTGCCTACCGGCTATGGTAGGTCAGCGTAGAGGTGGAGGAAGAGGAACCGGTTGGGGGCAGTTACGAGGAGACATGGGTGACGCGGAAGCGAGATTCAGGGAGATGTGGCGGATATGAATCGACATAAGATTCTCTTCCCATCCTTAAAACCTGTGAATGAGAAGAGAAAAGACAAAATGTAGGTACAGAAATCCTACTCGCCACGTGGTTAAACAAGGTTGGACGGAATACACGAACTAAATCTTAAAACAGTAGATCTCTCACTAACCCCGAGAAGGATGTCAGTTATAAGTCAAATCAATTGTCAGAGTTATTTTTACAAATATCAGATCTACGAAGTATAAATCTGGACGAGAATATCAGATCTGCGAAATAAGATTACTTGAACGAGAAGATAACTGGCGAAATACATGAATTGCTGAGCAAGAAATAAGACAGATGTCCCGACAAGCTAGTTATCGGCGAAAAGAAGGGAATAACTTTATCAAAAATGGCTTGGGATAAGTATAAAGCAAGTTCACGTGAATTGTGTGAGTTACGACGAAGTAGAATGAGCTGTATTCCACTATTTAGTTTTGCCTATAAATGAGGACCTTGGTTCATTGTAAAAGGAGTTAGATATTTTAGATCTGGGGAGGTCATGTTAAGAGAAAGTAAGTTACggctagggctgaacatggtttcggtttttcgtTGGAAccagaccgaaccagaccaattaggaagaatccaaaccgaaccatttactaatggattggttatggtgtagaaagtggaaaaccgatagtgttggttttggtttggtttgacctctaaaaccgaaccaaaaaccattggaaaaccgattgatttttaaacttagtttctacagtTGATTTACaggtattagattctacccattgatttagaggacaaatagaaaccctaaatctaatatttcattatgatactctccctctttctctcagtcgcctcccttctccacccccaactacagcagcCAGTGTTGCTACTCGACTTTCTTCtttccgtcttccttcttttttgtttgtcattaactaaattaagatatattatatatcttcttttgatctctagatttagagtaagctttaactattcttgatattctttttatttattttttgtttgtaaatttttgtaaaccaatactatctgcagctacgatttttttttctgtaaatttgtgtaatttttttttttggtttgacataattattggttaaccaaaaaccactgggacaaaccgaaaccggctggaaccatttggaaaccgaatcaatggttaatggattggtttggtttagatttttagaaaccgatagtattgatttcggttttggtttgcctagaaaccgaaccaaaaccgaccatgaacagccctagttACGGCACTTGTGAGTTTCTATACTTGTAATCTCATTACCTTCATCGTGATCTAATAAATAAAGTAACATTTCTACTTCGTTCTTTGGATAATGTCTTAGAATTGATATATTTGTGATTTGGatgtactactggatttccagtagttacaattCACGTGGCATCCAAACAAGCTACGCCCTGCTACTGCACAAGATAAAGCTTTCCCAGAGTCAAGATAAAGTAAGGTTTGTGATACGTCACTTCAAAATTAGACTATTTTCAACTATCTATGATGCCGATTTTATGTATTCTCTGCGTCTATGGTCCATGTTTTTTGGCTAGGAATGTATCCATTCCGAGACAATCAATCTTAAGCAAACTTTTCAACTATTCATGCATTACGTTGTGCTATCT encodes:
- the LOC113353674 gene encoding uncharacterized protein LOC113353674; this encodes MEKDAAKVAKLTRKNAQDAKVQLFNDFCDSRGIPRVPLDLEIFSDDEPVDEVSDDEGTETDGDFEIRYPKGKAPLITEVSDIPSSSSNPLNQPRGTGNIEAESVDVSGGNLDQGYDDGTAEAKNGSAGNGDIEGKAILVVPIHQLPLQS